The following is a genomic window from Planctomycetia bacterium.
GCAGTGCAACGATCTGAAGACCAGCGAGACGCAGCTTCTCGAACTGATCGAAAAGCTGAACGTCGAATCGCGGCAGCGCTTCATCGATACCTTCAACGCCGTCGTCCCCCACTTCCAGAGTCTCTTCAAGCGACTCTTCGGCGGCGGCAAGGCCGAACTCATCCTGATGGACCCCAACGACGTGCTCGAGTGCGGCATCGAGATCAACGCCAAGCCGCCGGGCAAGGAGCCCAAGGGCATCAGTCAGCTCTCCGGCGGTGAGCGCACGATGACCACGATCGCGCTGGTGCTGGCGGTCTTCCGCAGCCGGCCGTCGCCGTTCGTGCTTTTGGACGAAGTAGACGCAGCGCTCGACGAGGCGAACAACGTCCGCTTCAACAACATCATCCGCGAGTTCACCGAGCTCTCGCAGTTCATCGTCATCACCCACTCCAAGCGCACCATGGGCATCGCCGACGTCCTCTACGGCGTCACCATGCAGGAAGCCGGCGTCTCCAAGCGCGTGAGTGTCCGCTTCGACGAGGGCGAGTCGGCGGTTGCGTAGCGTGATTCTCCTAAGAACAGAATTATTCACTGCACATAACAATGTTCGTGCCTTAGTAACTATCTCAAAAGGCCGAGTCATGCCGATAGATAGATTGGCGAGCATAACCCGGGGAGCCAAGGATGGCCCGCAAGCGCAAGGCGATGGAACCGCTTCCCACGATCTGACATGTTCCGGACGCTTTTTGGAACATTATTCAACCGATTATCTTCGAGATGGATCCGGCTCCTGTCACCGGGCGTCCGCGCATCGATCCGCGCGGGGCGTTCGATGCGATCATCTATCGCATGCGAACTGCCGTTCAGTGGAACCAGCTGCCGGACTGTTTTCCCGACGACAGCAGCGTGCATCGCACGTTTCAACGTTGGGTCAAATTGGGGTTGATGGATCGCATCTGGTCGGCAATCGTCAGCATGTGCGACGAATTGGGCGATGTCGATTGGGAATGGCAGGCGGCCGATGCGGCGATGGGCAAGGCGCGTTTTGGGGGGATGATGTCGGCCCGAACCCGACGGATCGTGCGAAAAACGGCGTAAAACGCAGCCTGCTGGTAGAGCGGCAAGGCGGCCCGTTGTCGATCGTCGTGGCCGGCGCAAACGTTCACGACACCAAACTGCTGGACCGAACGTTGAAAGCCGTGATCGTAAAGCGGCCTCGTCCGACCAAGGCCGAACCGCAACATCTTTGCTTGGACAAAGGCTACGACAATCCGACGGGCCACGAGGCGACCCGGCAGAACAAATACACTCCGCACATTCGCCGAATCGGCGAAGAGAAACTCGACGAGAAAAAACACAAGAAGCATCCGGCTCGCCGATGGGTCGAGGATAAAGACAAGGGCATTGCCCGCGCGCAAATCGTGTAAATCCGAAGGTGACATATAGTGACACACGCGATTTTTTTTGTATGCAACTCTTGTGGCGGGCATGGGTTGGGGTGGTTCGGGTTTTGGGTGATTTTTGGTGGAAACGTCGAAAAGTCGAAAAGTCGAAACGTCGAAATTTGGGGGACCTGCGGCCTGGGGCGATGAGGGGCTGAGAGATTGCTGCAAGAGTGGTGACACAGGGCGATGCTGGGGCCGCTGGTGGGCCATCGCCAAACGGCAAGCCGCCTCACTGCACGGGCGCAAGTCCTGTAATTCTGTAGGTGACAATTGGCGAAAAAAGTTCTGGGGGACGTTTGCAAGTGTTGTGGCAGACACGTGTTGGGGCGGTTCGGGTTTTGGGTGGTTTTGGGGTGGAACCGTCGAAAAATCGAAACGTCGAGACGTCGAAATTCCGCGGACCCGGGGCGTGAGGTTTGGGGTTGGGATTGCCGGGACCATGGACATCGCTCGCTACCTCGCGGGGCGGGGGTGGATTAGACTTCAAATACTAAAGCTTGCTCCCTGTCCGCGCCGGGGCCGTCGGGCTGGATAGAATGAGTCAACGCGAGACAACCGAAGGGGATGAGTTTTCGGAGGGATGGCGGCGGATTGACGGCCGGCGCGGGAGGCGGAACTGAGAGGATTGAATGCCTCCAGAATGCCGAACGAGAATGGAGGCGGAAAAGTAGAATGTCCCCCACGGCAATTCTTTGCTCGAAGCGGTCGACTCGCTCGAAAAAATGTTTGAATGAGATTCATCGAAGGAACGTAAATGACTGAAGCCAGTCCGCTCGATTCGCGTCGTGAAGTCCACTCGAAAGTTCCTGAAGTCACGCTCCTGTTCTGGATCATCAAGATCGCCGCCACGACACTCGGTGAGACCGGGGGCGATGCGGTCTCGATGTCGATGAAACTTGGGTATGTCGTCGGGACGCTTATTTTCGCCACGTTTTTCGTGGTTCTTGTCATCGGGCAGATCAAAGCCACGGAGTTTCATCCGACTCTGTACTGGGCCACCATTATCGCCACCACCACCGTTGGGACGACGCTGGCCGACTTTTCAACACGCGATCTGGGCATCGGATATGCCGGCGGATCGCTGCTGTTGTTCGCGCTGCTGATGCTGTCGCTATTCGTCTGGCATCGGACGCTGGGCACGATTTCATTCCGAAACCTTTATACGTCCAAAGCGGAAATGTGTTACTGGGTGACGATCATGTTCTCTCAGACTTTGGGGACCGCGCTGGGCGATTGGGTCGCCGACGGAAAAACCGAAGACCCAGCCGGCCTGGGGCTTGGATACGCCGGCGCCGCGCTGATCTTCGGCGGGTTGCTGCTGGTCGTCGCGGCTTTGTGCTTTTCCACGTCGCTCTCGCGGACGGCGTTGTTCTGGTCGGCGTTTGTTCTCACTCGCCCGCTCGGCGCGGTCGTCGGCGACTTTCTCGACAAACCGCACGACCACGGTGGTCTGGCACTCAGCCGTTATATGGCATCAGGGGTATTGATGGCGTTCATCGTCGCCTGCATTTTCTTCTTCAAACATCGTCCCGCCGCGACGGGACGAACTGGCCCGACACTCCCGCACATGCCCCCAAGGTGCGAGTGAGTCCGCTTGGAAAGGTTCTAGTGCAGATTGCGCGTCCCTCTCTAAAATCGGGACATTCTAGAATGCCATTAAGTTAGCACTTTGATTCGCCGAGCTAAGAAAAGGTGTCAGCTAAGAAGTGTCAGGATGATTTTTTTGACGGGTGGGGGAAATAGGCGTGGACATTCTACTTTTCTGACGTGATGCCCCCATGTCGTTAGTCTCCCCGCATGCCAGGCGCTGCACGGGCAGCCGTCGGGGGACTTTGTGATTACGGTGTTCATCCTGGCGATGATTGCATGCGGGCCCGATACGGCGACCAAGATTACGCCGCGTTTGTCGATTTGTTTGTGCGGGCCGATGAGCGCGCCGGAATGCGACTGGCCAGCGTACGCCATAGCGGATTGCGCGTCGATGCAGCGTTTTATATCAGGAAATGTTGCTTGCGATTCACGTCCGGCAGAGGCGCCGGACGCTACGCAGATGGCAAGCTGCTTTGGTCGTCGCACACTTATTCGATGGACTAGGCCTTTGACTCGGCCAGCTCGGCGCCGACTTCGCGGAGGAGGCCGGGGGGGGCTTCCATTGCTTTCTTGCATTTCGGATAGCCGCTGCATCCCAGGAAGCGGCCGGTGCGGCCCATTCGCAGGAGCATCTTCTTCCCGCAATCGGGGCAGGTGACGTCCGTCTCGATGGGCTTGGCGCGTTCCGGTTGAGGCGAATCGGCTTCGGCCTTCTTCTTTGCTTCACCGCGCAGATTTGAGACTGCCCGACACTTGCCGCATGAGAAGAAGGGCCCGAAGCGGCCCTGGCGCAGGGTCATTTCGCCGCCGCATTCAAAGCACTTGAGCCCCGATTCCGGCCATGTCTCCACGACCGGTCTGCCGGTGAGCGTCCATGCGAATCCCTTCGGCGGGGGCCCCAGGGCGGCGATCTCTTCCTTGGTCAGGCGTTTTACTTTGCCCTTGGCGGTTTTCGCGCGACTCGTCCGGCCGTTTCCGGCGGCGGTCTCGGGCGGGGCCTCGGGAATCTCGCCGGCGGCCTCCTTGCGCTTCAGTTCGTCCAGCTTCTCCATCGCCATGGCGTTGCGGCATCGCGGAAACCCGACACAGGAAAGGAACGGCCCGCGACGGCTCTTGCGGATCACCATTTCCCGGCCGCACTTGTCGCATCGGGCACCGGCCGATTCCGGCTTCGGCTTCTCGACGAACACGCCTTCGGGCATGGGGCTCGTCGCCTTGCACTCCGGATACTTCGTGCATCCCAGGAATGACTTGCCCCGGGCCCACTTCACCGCCATCGGGCCGTTGCATTCGGGGCATTTTTCCTTGATGTCCTCGGCGCTGACCTTCTTGAGTGCCACGCCGGCGTCATCGCACGGCTTCGTATTCGTGCAGTCGGGATAGCCGGTGCATCCCAGGAAGAGGCCGGACTTGCTTTTGCGAACCATCATCGGCTTGCCGCACTTCTCGCACGGCTCGGTGCCCATGATCGGCTCGATCGGCTTGCCGTCGCGATCGACGTTGCGAGCTTCCTTGCATTCAGGGTACCCCGTGCAGGCCAGGAAACG
Proteins encoded in this region:
- a CDS encoding transposase codes for the protein MDPAPVTGRPRIDPRGAFDAIIYRMRTAVQWNQLPDCFPDDSSVHRTFQRWVKLGLMDRIWSAIVSMCDELGDVDWEWQAADAAMGKARFGGMMSARTRRIVRKTA
- a CDS encoding transposase; this encodes MAGGRCGDGQGAFWGDDVGPNPTDRAKNGVKRSLLVERQGGPLSIVVAGANVHDTKLLDRTLKAVIVKRPRPTKAEPQHLCLDKGYDNPTGHEATRQNKYTPHIRRIGEEKLDEKKHKKHPARRWVEDKDKGIARAQIV